A genome region from Physeter macrocephalus isolate SW-GA chromosome 4, ASM283717v5, whole genome shotgun sequence includes the following:
- the LOC112063848 gene encoding T-box transcription factor TBX15-like, whose translation MFYFSGGSTGTSPTTSSTGTPSPSASSHLLSPSCSPPTFHLAPNTFNVGCRESQLCNLNLSDYPPCARSNMAALQSYPGLSDSGYNRLQSGTASAPQPSETFMPQRTPSLISGIPAPSSLPSNSKMEAYGGQLGSFPTSQFQYVMQAGNAASSSSSPHMFGGSHMQQSSYNAFSLHNPYNLYGYNFSTSPRLAASPEKLSTSQSTLLCSSPSNGAFGERQYLPTGMEHGMHMISPSANNQQATNTCDGRQYGAVPGSSSQMSVHMV comes from the coding sequence atgttttatttttcaggaggCAGCACAGGCACTTCCCCAACCACCTCCAGCACTGGGACACCATCCCCTTCAGCTTCTTCTCATCTTTTATCTCCATCCTGTTCTCCTCCAACATTTCACCTGGCCCCCAACACTTTCAACGTGGGCTGCCGAGAGAGCCAGCTGTGTAACCTAAACCTCTCTGATTATCCACCATGTGCCCGAAGCAACATGGCTGCCTTGCAGAGCTACCCAGGGCTGAGTGACAGTGGCTACAACAGGCTCCAGAGTGGCACTGCTTCAGCCCCTCAGCCCTCGGAAACCTTCATGCCCCAGAGGACTCCATCCCTGATCTCAGGAATACCTGCTCCTTCCTCGTTGCCTAGCAACAGCAAGATGGAAGCCTACGGTGGCCAGCTGGGGTCCTTCCCCACTTCCCAGTTTCAGTATGTCATGCAGGCAGGCAATGCAGCCTCCAGCTCCTCATCACCACACATGTTTGGGGGCAGCCACATGCAGCAGAGCTCCTACAATGCCTTCTCTCTCCACAACCCTTATAATCTATATGGATACAATTTCTCCACTTCCCCAAGGCTAGCTGCAAGCCCAGAAAAACTGAGCACCTCTCAAAGCACTTTACTCTGTTCTTCTCCTTCCAATGGGGCCTTTGGAGAGAGGCAGTACCTGCCTACAGGGATGGAGCATGGCATGCACATGATTAGCCCCTCAGCCAATAATCAGCAGGCGACTAACACCTGTGATGGCCGGCAGTATGGGGCGGTCCCAGGCTCCTCCTCCCAGATGTCCGTTCACATGGTTTAG